Proteins found in one Amphiura filiformis chromosome 14, Afil_fr2py, whole genome shotgun sequence genomic segment:
- the LOC140169443 gene encoding NXPE family member 3-like translates to MRVGGGDFWFATLSSDKNPKASTAGKIVDYDNGTYSVYFVAAWNGFAEVQISLVHHADAITLLDTIWETPRYEWRASYKIANKKAVTSCFTLTSGRSTWNNMCEYPNPKALGKTSFMCEKRSGFPCSSLIYASISTTKQKNVIDNMKRLLEGHEDFFGISNGSWKVNQTLRSGPKQIEIKGHGHLVPPIDLPYCGPNIERPISDGFWLDGIWTSFKCKKPSLDVQYVGECFRNKEIYFLGDSTLRQWGSVLDSLMSDGHDIGHRKTFVTRHDKAYNLTLTFNFHKVRAAVVYPYDDNEYEVDVIDSLRNPECNYVIVFNAGFHYVQWAREAYKDRLLHLRAASMELLARCPDVPIVFKGLHPRHHQYDVYLNVAISDYIIHEMLQLARNIFNQPGVQIYLLETWDMALSYPSPIKTHMPNHSEIEEEVAMFLSYACQMKGTK, encoded by the coding sequence ATGCGTGTAGGAGGTGGTGACTTCTGGTTTGCTACTCTTTCTTCTGACAAGAACCCTAAAGCAAGCACTGCAGGTAAGATCGTAGACTATGATAACGGGACATATAGTGTTTACTTTGTCGCAGCTTGGAATGGATTTGCCGAAGTCCAAATTTCTTTAGTTCATCATGCTGACGCTATAACCTTACTTGATACTATATGGGAAACCCCGCGTTATGAATGGAGAGCTTCGTATAAAATTGCTAATAAAAAAGCCGTCACATCTTGCTTTACTTTAACATCTGGAAGAAGTACCTGGAACAATATGTGTGAATACCCAAATCCAAAGGCACTTGGAAAAACTAGTTTTATGTGCGAAAAACGGAGTGGATTTCCTTGCTCTTCGTTGATTTACGCAAGCATTAGCACAACGAAGCAAAAGAACGTGATTGATAATATGAAGCGACTTTTAGAAGGTCATGAAGACTTTTTTGGAATATCGAACGGATCTTGGAAAGTCAATCAAACTCTACGTTCTGGTCCTAAACAGATAGAAATCAAAGGACATGGACATTTAGTACCACCCATCGATTTGCCTTACTGTGGTCCTAACATAGAAAGACCTATAAGTGATGGGTTTTGGCTTGATGGAATCTGGACATCTTTCAAGTGTAAAAAACCTAGCCTAGACGTTCAATATGTTGGAGAATGCtttagaaataaagaaatatactTTCTTGGTGATTCTACTCTACGACAGTGGGGAAGTGTATTAGATTCATTGATGTCTGATGGTCATGATATTGGTCATCGTAAAACTTTTGTAACACGCCACGATAAAGCCTATAATTTGACATTGACATTCAATTTCCATAAGGTACGAGCTGCTGTTGTATATCCATATGATGATAATGAATATGAGGTCGACGTGATAGATTCTTTGCGAAATCCTGAATGCAATTATGTCATAGTCTTTAATGCCGGGTTTCATTACGTACAGTGGGCAAGAGAAGCTTATAAAGACCGTCTTCTCCACCTTCGTGCTGCATCCATGGAATTACTTGCAAGATGTCCAGATGTACCAATTGTTTTCAAAGGTCTGCATCCTCGACATCACCAGTACGACGTTTACCTAAATGTTGCAATTAGTGATTATATAATTCATGAAATGCTACAACTCGCGCGAAACATTTTCAATCAACCAGGAGTACAGATCTATTTGTTGGAAACGTGGGACATGGCACTTTCTTACCCGTCCCCAATTAAAACTCATATGCCAAACCATTCTGAGATAGAAGAAGAGGTCGCCATGTTTTTGTCATATGCCTGCCAGATGAAAGGAACAAAATAG